In the Ipomoea triloba cultivar NCNSP0323 chromosome 6, ASM357664v1 genome, one interval contains:
- the LOC116021699 gene encoding copper transporter 5-like: MMHMTFYWGKNVTVLFDFWKTDSWTSYALTLFACFVFSVFYQYMEDRRLRFKLVSSLGATKNKPISVDTPLLGSVGGGGGWKAARFAGALLFGVNSAIGYLLMLAIMSFNAGVFIAVVVGLGAGYLVFRSGGDEDVVVVDNPCACA; the protein is encoded by the coding sequence ATGATGCACATGACCTTCTACTGGGGCAAAAACGTCACCGTTTTGTTCGATTTCTGGAAAACCGACTCGTGGACCAGCTACGCCCTCACCTTGTTCGCCTGCTTCGTCTTCTCCGTCTTCTACCAGTACATGGAGGATCGCCGTCTCCGCTTCAAGCTTGTTTCCTCTCTCGGCGCTACCAAAAACAAGCCGATTTCCGTTGATACTCCTCTCCTCGGCTccgtcggcggcggcggcggatgGAAGGCGGCGAGATTCGCCGGAGCTCTGCTCTTTGGGGTCAACTCCGCCATCGGCTACCTCCTGATGCTGGCCATCATGTCTTTCAACGCCGGCGTGTTTATCGCCGTCGTGGTGGGCCTCGGCGCTGGGTACCTGGTGTTCAGGAGCGGCGGCGACGAGGACGTGGTGGTGGTGGATAATCCCTGCGCCTGTGCTTGA